A stretch of Spirosoma oryzicola DNA encodes these proteins:
- a CDS encoding SPOR domain-containing protein, with translation MRFGFNGFAVLTFLALTGCATSRPTVSNNSSINYNSYNEDLAATRPVYNASPAGRSPAATRPATPAPVSPPATASPRKNDVSKPAVPVEALHVNRKLDMVIDTLAVKNRAVRYAPGYRIQVYVGNQRQEIDKIKLLIYQNFPELSPYLTYNQPTYKLKVGDFMRRIDAERYYASIRQLLPSSQLQPDKVEIRRSLSIK, from the coding sequence ATGCGATTTGGATTCAATGGCTTTGCCGTGTTGACTTTCCTAGCCTTAACAGGTTGCGCAACAAGTCGCCCTACGGTGTCAAACAACTCATCCATAAACTACAATAGTTACAACGAAGACCTTGCGGCTACTCGACCTGTATATAATGCTTCTCCTGCTGGACGGTCCCCCGCAGCTACCCGGCCTGCCACCCCGGCTCCAGTTTCACCGCCTGCCACCGCGTCGCCACGCAAAAATGACGTAAGCAAACCCGCCGTTCCAGTTGAAGCATTGCATGTCAATCGAAAGCTAGATATGGTGATCGACACACTTGCCGTTAAGAATCGAGCGGTCCGTTATGCACCCGGATACCGCATTCAGGTGTACGTAGGTAATCAAAGACAAGAAATTGATAAGATTAAGTTACTGATTTATCAAAATTTTCCTGAACTTAGTCCTTATTTGACCTATAATCAGCCAACATATAAACTTAAGGTGGGAGACTTCATGCGCCGAATTGATGCAGAACGCTATTATGCGTCAATCCGTCAATTATTACCTTCTTCCCAGTTACAGCCTGATAAGGTAGAGATACGCCGTAGCCTCTCGATAAAATAA
- the murB gene encoding UDP-N-acetylmuramate dehydrogenase translates to MLTIESRVSLKPYNTFGIDVNARYWVEINQEADIQTLLQLTEFVDTPKLILGGGSNVLLCHDFNGLVVKMNIQGIEVVREDDDHVYLKAGAGISWHELVAFAIQHGYAGLENLSLIPGTVGAAPMQNIGAYGVELEQVFESLTAIHIPTGEKRTFNHADCAFGYRESVFKRELKGQYIITTVTFQLDKRPTFHTRYGAIQETLAEMGVPEDNLTIKAISDAVIRIRRSKLPDPAQIGNAGSFFKNPEISKEQFDALKAEYPALPGYPIGDNTVKVPAGWLIEQAGWKGYRAGDAGVHAKQALVLVNYGYATGDEILALARKVQQSVLEKFGIQISPEVNVV, encoded by the coding sequence ATGCTGACTATTGAAAGCCGTGTGTCGCTCAAGCCTTACAATACCTTTGGCATTGATGTCAACGCACGGTACTGGGTTGAAATTAACCAGGAGGCTGATATCCAGACTCTGTTACAATTGACGGAATTTGTCGATACGCCTAAATTGATTCTTGGTGGAGGCAGTAATGTCCTTCTTTGCCATGATTTCAATGGCTTGGTCGTCAAAATGAATATTCAGGGTATTGAGGTCGTCCGCGAAGACGATGATCATGTATACCTGAAAGCCGGAGCCGGAATAAGCTGGCACGAATTAGTAGCGTTTGCTATTCAGCACGGTTACGCAGGTCTTGAGAATCTTTCCCTTATTCCCGGAACCGTTGGAGCCGCTCCTATGCAAAACATCGGGGCTTATGGGGTAGAGTTGGAACAGGTGTTCGAGTCACTGACCGCCATTCATATACCCACGGGCGAAAAACGTACGTTCAACCACGCAGACTGCGCGTTTGGCTATCGGGAGAGCGTCTTTAAGCGAGAACTAAAAGGTCAATATATTATTACAACCGTAACGTTTCAGCTCGATAAGCGGCCCACGTTTCACACACGCTACGGAGCTATTCAGGAAACACTGGCCGAAATGGGCGTACCGGAAGACAACTTAACCATAAAAGCTATCAGCGACGCCGTTATCCGGATTCGGCGTAGTAAGCTTCCTGACCCAGCGCAGATTGGTAATGCAGGTAGTTTTTTCAAGAACCCGGAAATTTCAAAAGAACAGTTTGACGCGCTTAAAGCAGAGTATCCGGCACTACCCGGCTATCCAATTGGCGATAATACGGTGAAAGTACCTGCGGGTTGGCTTATTGAGCAAGCTGGTTGGAAGGGATACCGGGCGGGGGATGCAGGCGTCCATGCCAAGCAAGCCCTTGTGCTGGTTAATTACGGCTATGCAACCGGCGATGAAATTTTAGCCCTTGCGAGGAAAGTACAGCAATCCGTACTTGAGAAGTTCGGAATTCAGATTTCGCCGGAAGTCAACGTAGTTTAA
- a CDS encoding MlaE family ABC transporter permease gives MSHIGKYFIFLGTLFRNREKFRVYLGLILNECTSIGVGSVFIVALVNTFIGAVTCVQTAYNLTNPFVPHNIIALIVRDSTILELAPTLTCIVLAGKVGSNIASELGTMRITEQIDALEVMGINSSSYLVLPKVVASVLMIPLLVIMAGFLSILGGYIAGVLAGVISPEDYVSGLRFDYNPFGVTFALTKTVVFAFLVSTISAYQGYTVSGGALEVGAASTAAVTNSCIAIVAADFILTQLLLT, from the coding sequence ATGTCACACATAGGTAAATATTTTATCTTTCTGGGTACACTCTTCCGCAACCGGGAGAAATTTCGGGTTTATCTGGGGCTTATCTTAAATGAGTGTACGTCCATTGGTGTTGGATCAGTATTCATTGTTGCTCTTGTTAATACCTTTATCGGCGCGGTCACCTGCGTTCAAACGGCTTATAACCTCACTAACCCTTTCGTTCCGCATAATATTATCGCCCTGATTGTACGGGATAGTACGATTCTGGAGCTAGCTCCTACTCTGACCTGTATTGTATTAGCCGGTAAGGTGGGTTCTAACATAGCCAGTGAACTCGGCACTATGCGCATCACCGAACAAATCGACGCCTTGGAGGTGATGGGAATTAACTCAAGCTCTTACCTGGTCTTACCCAAGGTCGTTGCCTCGGTCCTTATGATACCCCTCCTGGTTATCATGGCGGGCTTCCTGTCTATTCTGGGTGGCTACATCGCCGGGGTACTGGCGGGGGTTATTTCGCCGGAAGATTACGTATCTGGACTACGTTTCGATTACAATCCATTCGGGGTGACATTTGCACTCACCAAAACCGTTGTGTTTGCCTTTCTGGTGTCAACAATCTCGGCTTATCAGGGCTATACCGTATCCGGTGGCGCACTTGAAGTAGGAGCGGCTTCGACAGCGGCCGTAACCAACAGTTGTATTGCTATTGTGGCTGCCGATTTTATTCTAACGCAGCTTCTGCTGACGTAA
- a CDS encoding acyl carrier protein: MSEIAQKVKNIIVEKLGVEESEVTPEASFTNDLGADSLDTVELIMEFEKEFNISIPDDQAENIGTVGQAITYLEENAGK, from the coding sequence ATGTCAGAAATTGCACAAAAGGTCAAAAATATCATTGTCGAGAAATTGGGCGTAGAAGAGTCGGAGGTTACGCCAGAGGCTAGCTTCACGAACGATCTAGGCGCAGACTCACTTGACACGGTTGAATTGATCATGGAATTTGAGAAAGAATTCAACATTTCTATCCCAGACGATCAGGCTGAAAACATCGGCACGGTTGGTCAGGCTATCACTTACCTGGAAGAAAACGCAGGTAAATAA
- a CDS encoding SDR family oxidoreductase has product MNPLIVVTGGTKGIGRAIVDRFVAEGFDAVVCARSVDGLQGPGLLPFAADLSSRAGVTTLLDYIHSLNRPVDVLVNNTGVFLPGQIQDEADGTFEQLMTTNVGSAYHLTRGLVGDMVARKKGHIFMICSTASITAYTNGGSYCISKFALLGMSRVLREELKPHGVKVTALLPGATFTASWEGTDLPEERFMKASDVADSAWAAYTLSKSAVVEEILIRPQLGDL; this is encoded by the coding sequence ATGAATCCATTGATTGTTGTAACCGGTGGCACCAAAGGTATAGGTCGTGCTATTGTCGATCGGTTTGTTGCCGAAGGCTTTGATGCTGTCGTTTGTGCCCGCTCTGTTGATGGCCTGCAAGGACCGGGGTTGTTGCCGTTTGCTGCTGATCTGTCGAGTCGTGCGGGCGTTACGACACTGCTCGATTACATTCATTCGCTCAACCGGCCCGTTGACGTGCTGGTCAATAATACGGGCGTGTTTCTGCCGGGACAAATTCAAGACGAAGCCGACGGTACGTTTGAGCAACTAATGACCACGAATGTTGGCAGCGCGTATCACCTGACGCGGGGGCTAGTCGGCGATATGGTCGCTCGGAAGAAGGGACACATATTCATGATTTGCTCAACGGCCAGTATTACCGCTTACACAAACGGAGGTTCTTACTGCATATCGAAGTTTGCGTTGCTGGGAATGAGCCGGGTTTTGCGGGAAGAACTAAAGCCGCACGGAGTTAAAGTAACCGCTTTGTTACCCGGAGCAACGTTTACCGCTAGTTGGGAAGGAACCGATCTACCCGAAGAACGTTTCATGAAGGCGAGTGACGTGGCTGATAGTGCCTGGGCTGCTTATACGTTGTCGAAAAGTGCCGTAGTTGAAGAGATTCTTATCCGTCCCCAATTAGGCGATCTTTAG
- the fabF gene encoding beta-ketoacyl-ACP synthase II encodes MTLKRVVVTGLGALTPIGNDVPSYWNNLSAGVSGAGPITKFDASKFRTRFACELKGLDVTQFIPRQEARKMDAFTHYALIATDEAIRDAEIDLEKIDRNKVGVIWGSGIGGLKSFEDEMLDYAKGDGTPRINPFFIVRMIADSASGQISMRYGFRGTNYVTVSACASTNNGIIDAFNYIRLGRLNMCVVGGSEAAVTRAGIGGFNANRALSERNDSPETASRPYDKDRDGFVLGEGAGSLILEEYDHAVARGAKIYAELIGGGMSSDAYHITAPHPEGLGAYLAMKDALDDAGIAPTDIDYINTHGTSTPVGDPQELKAIYQLFGDHSFKLNISSTKSMTGHLLGAAGAVEAIASIKALEHQLVPPTINLFNVDEEIDSRFNLTPLKPQARSLTTVMSNAFGFGGHNAIVIFRKLS; translated from the coding sequence ATGACGTTAAAACGAGTAGTCGTAACGGGTTTAGGCGCACTTACGCCGATTGGTAACGATGTACCCTCCTATTGGAACAACTTATCAGCCGGCGTAAGCGGTGCCGGCCCGATCACGAAATTTGATGCTTCTAAGTTTCGTACGCGATTCGCGTGTGAGCTGAAAGGGCTCGATGTCACACAGTTTATTCCTCGGCAGGAGGCCCGCAAAATGGATGCGTTCACCCATTATGCGCTTATCGCCACTGACGAGGCCATTCGGGATGCCGAAATAGACCTGGAGAAAATCGACCGGAACAAAGTCGGTGTTATCTGGGGCTCCGGCATTGGCGGTCTTAAGTCGTTCGAAGACGAGATGCTCGACTACGCCAAAGGCGACGGCACCCCCCGAATCAATCCTTTCTTTATCGTTCGCATGATCGCCGACAGCGCGTCGGGTCAGATCTCCATGCGGTACGGATTCCGTGGTACCAACTACGTCACTGTTTCGGCCTGCGCATCTACCAACAATGGCATCATCGATGCCTTCAACTACATTCGTCTGGGTCGGTTGAATATGTGCGTTGTGGGCGGTTCCGAAGCAGCTGTCACCCGCGCCGGTATCGGAGGATTCAACGCCAACCGTGCGCTTTCAGAGCGTAACGACTCGCCCGAAACGGCATCAAGACCTTACGACAAAGACCGGGACGGTTTTGTGTTAGGAGAAGGAGCTGGATCGCTTATTCTGGAAGAGTACGATCACGCTGTAGCGCGCGGAGCCAAGATCTACGCTGAACTCATTGGTGGTGGTATGTCGTCAGACGCTTATCACATCACAGCGCCACACCCCGAAGGTCTCGGCGCTTATCTGGCGATGAAAGATGCGCTTGACGATGCGGGGATCGCTCCGACAGATATCGATTACATCAATACGCACGGCACATCAACGCCAGTCGGTGATCCACAGGAACTTAAAGCCATCTATCAATTGTTCGGTGATCATTCGTTCAAGCTGAATATCAGCTCGACGAAGTCTATGACCGGCCACTTGCTGGGTGCAGCGGGTGCTGTGGAAGCAATTGCCAGTATCAAGGCTCTGGAGCATCAACTTGTACCGCCTACGATTAACCTGTTTAACGTAGACGAAGAGATCGACTCTCGGTTCAATTTGACGCCACTGAAGCCGCAAGCTCGTTCACTGACAACGGTTATGAGCAATGCGTTCGGTTTTGGAGGTCATAATGCCATTGTCATTTTCCGTAAACTAAGCTGA
- a CDS encoding Hsp20/alpha crystallin family protein has translation MNPLMRTNNNLPSLIENFFGRDMNDLFNSNSSWVNNVPAVNVVEHKDGFRIEVAAPGLKKEDFKLNLNHNNLTISSYQATQQEQPSDEGRDKEKYTRREFSYSSFQRIFTLPTSVDADNIQASYTDGVLKIEIPKREEAKVKPPRQIEIGG, from the coding sequence ATGAATCCGTTAATGCGCACGAACAACAATCTTCCATCGTTGATCGAGAATTTTTTCGGCCGCGACATGAATGATCTTTTCAATTCGAATTCATCCTGGGTAAATAATGTTCCAGCGGTGAACGTGGTTGAGCACAAGGATGGTTTTCGGATTGAAGTAGCCGCTCCTGGTTTGAAGAAAGAGGATTTTAAACTCAATCTGAACCACAACAATCTTACAATCTCTTCCTATCAGGCAACGCAACAGGAACAACCTAGCGACGAAGGGCGGGACAAAGAAAAATATACCCGTCGCGAGTTTAGCTATTCGTCTTTCCAAAGAATATTCACCTTGCCTACTTCGGTAGATGCTGATAACATACAAGCTTCGTACACCGATGGGGTTCTTAAAATTGAGATTCCGAAACGTGAAGAAGCTAAAGTAAAACCGCCACGCCAGATTGAGATCGGCGGCTAA
- the rnc gene encoding ribonuclease III, with amino-acid sequence MQLALPRSLFNPFDWFRSQNTDPRKNLRRSIAHIIGERPSNIGLYQLALRHTSASKATAIEGFRESNERLEYLGDAVLGMVIAEFLFKKYPYKDEGFLTEIRSRIVNRETLNGIARKIGLDHLIEYDGSRTRSLPARTSMYGDALEALVGAVYLDKGFRFSRRFILKELLSHYDIDSVVQNNVNFKSRLIEWAQRTGKEVRFEILSEKGNSHFREFIAQVIIDDEQFATGGGYSKKKAEQAAAEKALELLDAK; translated from the coding sequence GTGCAACTCGCGCTGCCCCGTAGTTTGTTCAATCCGTTCGACTGGTTCCGGTCGCAAAACACCGATCCGCGCAAAAACCTGCGCCGGTCAATTGCTCACATCATTGGTGAACGGCCGTCCAACATCGGCCTTTACCAATTGGCGTTGCGTCATACCTCAGCCTCGAAAGCCACGGCTATTGAAGGATTTCGGGAGTCAAACGAGCGGCTGGAGTATCTGGGCGATGCCGTATTGGGCATGGTCATTGCCGAATTTTTATTCAAAAAATACCCGTACAAGGACGAAGGCTTCTTGACTGAGATTCGCTCCCGAATTGTTAACCGCGAAACCCTGAACGGAATTGCCCGCAAAATTGGCCTCGATCACCTGATTGAGTACGATGGTAGCCGTACCCGTAGTTTGCCTGCCCGTACGTCGATGTATGGTGATGCTCTTGAGGCTCTGGTTGGTGCGGTTTACTTAGACAAAGGCTTTCGCTTCTCCCGCCGGTTTATTCTCAAAGAACTACTCTCGCATTACGATATTGACTCGGTAGTTCAAAACAACGTGAACTTCAAAAGCCGGCTCATCGAGTGGGCGCAACGTACAGGCAAAGAAGTGCGTTTTGAAATTTTGTCAGAGAAGGGCAATAGCCATTTCCGCGAGTTTATCGCGCAGGTCATCATTGACGATGAGCAATTTGCTACGGGTGGTGGTTACAGTAAAAAGAAAGCTGAACAAGCTGCCGCAGAAAAAGCACTTGAGCTTCTGGACGCTAAATAA
- a CDS encoding sensor histidine kinase, which translates to MESTLKTSPLKSGYWSAFANWFQQTGQPLIARWWIWVVLIISISYLTYQFNQTSLEDQLTEYVTKAEKRDLELAKEGGRWASSSYRTGAFAGRIVRSFADNSGVWVAFVVLLFAVIRIQYEYIFRKLFESDNLGRVIYVFFMVSVWLILGASLPAVIGKAGTRQSFHWTFVNGFMLLTIVYSLIAAWTNARRRQLVLIQQRTQAELDALKAQVNPHFLFNSLNNIYGTAILEDSPRTAESIQQLSGIVRYVMEESRLQTTNIQRELRFIDDFVELQRIRLPNQANIDIATRIDWDEKPAQIVPLLLNPLIENAFKYGISIQHPCFVHIHLQVKDGILQLTTENSVLPRTGLERGTGIGLANVRQRLALAYPDRHSLQVDEDQRVFRVALTINLY; encoded by the coding sequence ATGGAAAGCACCTTGAAAACAAGCCCACTAAAATCAGGTTATTGGTCCGCCTTTGCTAACTGGTTTCAACAGACAGGGCAGCCGCTGATTGCCCGATGGTGGATATGGGTTGTCTTAATCATCAGTATAAGCTATCTGACTTATCAGTTCAATCAAACCAGCCTGGAGGATCAATTAACCGAGTACGTTACCAAAGCGGAGAAGCGCGACCTGGAACTGGCAAAGGAAGGGGGACGTTGGGCCAGTTCGTCGTATCGGACGGGTGCTTTCGCTGGTAGAATTGTACGATCTTTCGCGGATAACAGTGGTGTGTGGGTGGCTTTCGTTGTACTGCTATTTGCCGTGATAAGAATTCAGTACGAGTATATCTTTCGCAAACTATTCGAATCGGATAACCTGGGCAGAGTCATCTACGTGTTTTTTATGGTCAGTGTCTGGCTAATACTCGGGGCTTCGTTGCCAGCCGTAATCGGTAAAGCGGGTACTCGTCAAAGTTTTCACTGGACTTTTGTGAACGGATTCATGCTACTGACCATTGTGTACAGCCTGATTGCGGCCTGGACCAACGCACGCCGTCGTCAACTGGTACTCATTCAGCAGCGTACCCAGGCTGAACTCGATGCATTAAAAGCACAGGTCAATCCACATTTTCTGTTCAACTCGCTGAATAACATCTACGGGACGGCTATTCTGGAAGACAGCCCCCGCACGGCAGAAAGCATTCAGCAACTATCGGGAATTGTGCGCTATGTGATGGAAGAGTCGCGCTTACAAACGACAAACATTCAACGCGAACTGCGCTTCATCGACGACTTTGTGGAGCTTCAGCGCATCCGTCTCCCAAATCAGGCCAACATTGATATCGCTACCCGCATTGACTGGGACGAGAAGCCCGCACAGATTGTCCCGTTGCTGCTGAATCCCTTGATTGAAAATGCTTTCAAATATGGGATTAGCATTCAACATCCGTGTTTTGTGCACATTCACTTACAAGTAAAAGACGGAATTCTCCAGCTTACCACCGAAAATAGTGTGCTTCCCCGAACTGGCCTGGAAAGAGGAACAGGAATTGGACTCGCTAATGTCCGGCAACGACTCGCACTGGCTTACCCCGACCGTCATTCCCTGCAAGTGGACGAAGACCAACGAGTGTTTCGAGTCGCATTGACCATTAACCTTTATTAA
- a CDS encoding ROK family protein has translation MSSVEYLGIDVGGTNVKMGIVDANTGKISNFYSHDTISWRQSGHFVERFGDAVALQLFSNKEVKQVGIGLPGMLNRERTVPLEITAIPEINGVPLVENLTTRFPGVTFFLENDANAAALGEYYFAEEKITENYIFITLGTGVGGAAIINKKIFTGGDGNAMEPGHIPSRNGRVLERNIGKKELLELAALRRSEYMGETHLPNDGDISTTGLVAAAAEGDELALQIWTEVGEILGEGLAALIKILDIKQVLIGGGLSASFDYILPAVEKTLDHWLNDYYKNGLSIKRATLGNDAGLLGAASLCFE, from the coding sequence ATGTCTTCTGTTGAATATTTGGGTATTGACGTCGGCGGAACGAACGTCAAAATGGGTATCGTTGATGCCAATACGGGTAAAATCTCTAATTTCTATAGCCACGATACCATTAGCTGGCGGCAGTCCGGGCACTTCGTCGAGCGCTTTGGTGATGCCGTTGCCTTACAATTGTTTTCTAACAAGGAAGTTAAACAAGTTGGTATTGGTCTGCCGGGTATGCTCAATCGGGAACGGACCGTACCCCTTGAAATAACGGCTATTCCTGAAATCAACGGCGTTCCGCTTGTAGAAAATTTGACGACACGTTTTCCCGGTGTTACATTTTTTCTGGAAAATGATGCTAACGCTGCCGCTTTGGGTGAATACTATTTCGCAGAAGAGAAGATAACGGAGAACTACATTTTTATCACATTAGGTACGGGTGTAGGTGGAGCGGCTATCATCAACAAGAAAATTTTTACCGGTGGTGATGGTAATGCGATGGAGCCTGGACATATTCCGTCGCGGAACGGTCGGGTGCTGGAGCGCAACATCGGCAAAAAAGAATTACTCGAGCTAGCAGCTCTTCGCCGGAGCGAATACATGGGCGAAACCCATTTGCCCAACGACGGTGATATCTCAACGACGGGTTTGGTTGCCGCAGCCGCCGAAGGTGACGAACTAGCACTTCAAATCTGGACCGAAGTTGGGGAAATACTAGGAGAAGGTCTGGCTGCGCTGATCAAGATTCTAGATATCAAGCAAGTCCTGATCGGTGGTGGTTTGTCCGCTTCATTTGATTACATCCTGCCCGCTGTTGAGAAAACGCTCGACCACTGGCTTAATGACTATTATAAGAACGGTCTGTCGATCAAACGCGCTACGTTGGGTAACGATGCCGGTTTGCTGGGTGCAGCATCGCTCTGCTTCGAATAA
- a CDS encoding Do family serine endopeptidase has protein sequence MKSNWKLLALMALLSSVVTLAAYNLLGFNQRDVIFNESSSTPTITGRLAALTGNGPTATPGDFSTAAEAVTPTVVHIRTTMTRTVRQQQVPDIFRDFFGDDFGGQSRPRRQQGQASGSGVIISKDGYIVTNNHVVQDADEVEVILTDKRSFKAKVIGTDPLTDLAVVKIEANNLPAVTLGDSDALKLGEWVLAVGYPLDLESTVTAGIVSAKGRRIGILDQNARQQQQQNDSKADTPVESFIQTDAAINPGNSGGALVNLRGELVGINSAIASATGYYSGYGFAVPVSLVKKVSADLLKYGNVQRGYLGIMPIELNSTIAKEKNAKVGRGIYVESVVDNGAAKTAGLEKGDVIVKMEGQPLDSDAQMREIIGRRRPGDILNVTVNRNGTERDFKVELRNRNGGRDVIKKTDVTATNTALSSLGANFEELSAQDAKQLGISGGVRVKKIMDGKLAETDIEEGFIIVKANGKNVKTTKDLQAILSSVKEGEGLMLIGMYPNSSRMYYYAVPV, from the coding sequence ATGAAAAGCAACTGGAAACTATTGGCGTTAATGGCACTTCTATCAAGTGTAGTGACGCTGGCTGCCTACAACCTTCTAGGGTTTAATCAGCGGGATGTTATCTTTAACGAGTCGTCATCCACTCCAACGATTACGGGACGCTTGGCCGCCTTAACGGGCAATGGTCCAACGGCAACTCCCGGCGATTTCTCCACCGCAGCCGAAGCCGTAACTCCCACCGTTGTTCACATCCGCACGACGATGACCCGTACGGTTCGCCAGCAACAAGTCCCTGACATCTTTCGAGATTTCTTCGGTGATGATTTTGGTGGTCAAAGCCGCCCTCGTCGTCAACAAGGACAGGCGTCAGGTTCTGGCGTGATCATTAGCAAAGATGGCTACATTGTAACGAACAACCACGTTGTACAAGACGCCGATGAGGTTGAAGTTATTCTGACCGACAAACGAAGCTTTAAAGCTAAAGTAATTGGTACTGACCCACTAACGGATCTAGCAGTTGTTAAAATCGAAGCCAACAACCTGCCCGCAGTTACTCTTGGTGACTCTGACGCGCTGAAACTGGGCGAATGGGTACTAGCCGTTGGCTACCCGCTTGATCTTGAATCGACCGTTACCGCTGGTATCGTGAGTGCTAAAGGCCGTCGGATCGGTATCCTTGACCAAAATGCTCGTCAACAGCAGCAGCAGAACGATTCGAAAGCAGATACGCCTGTTGAATCGTTTATTCAGACGGATGCCGCTATCAACCCTGGTAATTCAGGTGGTGCACTCGTAAACCTCCGTGGTGAACTGGTTGGTATCAACTCGGCCATTGCGTCGGCAACGGGTTACTACAGCGGTTATGGCTTTGCCGTTCCGGTATCGCTCGTGAAAAAAGTATCAGCTGACCTCTTGAAATACGGCAACGTACAACGCGGTTATCTGGGTATCATGCCTATCGAGTTGAATAGCACGATTGCCAAAGAGAAAAACGCTAAAGTAGGCCGTGGTATTTACGTTGAGAGTGTTGTTGACAACGGTGCCGCTAAAACAGCAGGTTTAGAGAAGGGCGATGTAATCGTTAAGATGGAAGGTCAGCCCCTTGATTCGGACGCACAGATGCGTGAGATCATCGGTCGTCGTCGTCCAGGAGACATTCTGAATGTTACAGTTAACCGCAACGGTACTGAGCGCGACTTCAAAGTTGAACTTCGTAACCGCAACGGTGGCCGCGACGTCATCAAGAAAACCGACGTTACTGCTACAAACACTGCCCTCAGTTCACTCGGCGCTAACTTTGAAGAGTTAAGTGCTCAAGATGCCAAACAACTGGGTATCTCTGGTGGTGTGCGTGTGAAGAAAATTATGGATGGTAAGCTTGCTGAAACCGATATCGAAGAAGGTTTCATCATTGTAAAAGCAAACGGTAAAAACGTCAAAACGACGAAAGACCTGCAAGCCATCCTATCTTCGGTTAAAGAAGGTGAGGGCTTGATGCTGATCGGTATGTATCCGAACAGTTCGCGGATGTACTACTACGCAGTACCTGTATAA
- the gmd gene encoding GDP-mannose 4,6-dehydratase, protein MKKALITGITGQDGAYLTELLLEKGYEVHGIKRRSSLFNTQRIDHMYEDPHERNVRFKLHYGDLSDSTNIIRIIQEVQPDEIYNLGAMSHVQVSFEEPEYTAQVDGIGTLRILEAVRLLGLTEKTRIYQASTSELYGGVQGHAQSETTPFYPRSPYAVAKQYGYWITVNYREAYNMYACNGILFNHESPLRGETFVTRKITRAVARIGLGLQDKVYLGNLDAQRDWGHAKDYVEAMHMILQQEKPEDFVIATGVTTRIRDFVRMSFAEIGVELEFKGEGASEKAVVVSASNPDFPLEVGKEVVCVDPRYFRPTEVDLLLGDPTKAMTKLGWKPKYDLPALVKDMMTADIDLFRRDQLLAKSGHQVLNYYE, encoded by the coding sequence ATGAAAAAGGCATTGATCACCGGTATAACCGGACAAGATGGGGCTTACCTAACTGAACTTCTCCTAGAAAAAGGGTATGAAGTACATGGTATCAAACGTCGGAGTTCGCTGTTCAACACGCAGCGGATTGACCATATGTACGAAGATCCACATGAAAGAAATGTGCGCTTCAAACTACACTACGGCGATTTGTCTGATTCCACCAACATCATCCGTATTATTCAGGAAGTACAACCCGACGAAATTTATAACCTGGGCGCTATGTCGCACGTACAGGTAAGTTTCGAAGAGCCTGAGTATACGGCACAGGTAGACGGTATTGGAACGCTCCGTATCCTGGAAGCTGTCCGGTTACTTGGTCTTACGGAAAAGACCCGTATCTATCAGGCATCAACATCCGAGTTATATGGTGGGGTACAAGGTCATGCTCAATCGGAAACGACACCGTTCTATCCGCGTTCGCCTTATGCCGTAGCAAAGCAATATGGTTACTGGATTACCGTCAACTATCGCGAGGCTTACAACATGTATGCCTGCAATGGTATTCTGTTCAACCATGAATCACCGCTTCGTGGCGAAACGTTCGTTACACGCAAAATCACCCGTGCTGTAGCGCGTATCGGTCTTGGATTACAGGACAAAGTTTACCTCGGTAACCTTGACGCGCAACGTGACTGGGGCCATGCCAAGGATTACGTTGAAGCTATGCACATGATTCTTCAGCAGGAAAAACCAGAGGATTTTGTTATTGCTACAGGCGTAACAACCCGTATTCGGGACTTCGTACGGATGTCTTTCGCTGAAATTGGCGTTGAACTTGAATTCAAAGGCGAAGGTGCTTCTGAGAAAGCTGTCGTTGTGAGCGCGTCAAACCCAGATTTCCCACTTGAAGTTGGTAAAGAAGTTGTCTGTGTTGATCCACGCTATTTCCGTCCAACGGAGGTTGATCTGCTGCTCGGCGATCCAACAAAAGCGATGACCAAGCTAGGCTGGAAACCCAAATACGACCTTCCAGCGCTGGTTAAAGATATGATGACGGCTGATATTGATTTGTTCCGTCGCGATCAGTTACTAGCGAAGAGCGGTCACCAAGTACTGAATTACTACGAATAG